Proteins from one Cryptomeria japonica chromosome 4, Sugi_1.0, whole genome shotgun sequence genomic window:
- the LOC131875074 gene encoding F-box protein PP2-B3-like, translating to MEISRRRKNGATLEDLRENCISSVLSFTTAKDVCRLAAVCRCWGSAADADLVWEKMIIQRFGEKISKGFSSLSFPFKKHLYICLVKDNETKTIWLDEFTGKIGCMTPPRDLCIHWADYYSYFKWERRNDSSASINFHCWPFTSVVCGRAMSFLWLRRCLEFAILLAFCDLNRGKIVRGLPSWGEGQFF from the exons ATGGAGATCTCAAGACGAAGGAAAAATGGCGCTACATTGGAGGATCTGCGAGAAAACTGTATTTCATCCGTCCTTTCCTTCACAACTGCGAAGGATGTGTGCAGGCTGGCCGCTGTCTGTCGGTGTTGGGGATCTGCTGCGGATGCAGATTTAGTTTGGGAGAAGATGATCATTCAACGCTTTGGCGAAAAGATTTCCAAGggcttctcttctctttcttttcctttcaagaaaCACCTCTACATCTGTCTTGTCAAAGATAATGAGACCAAG ACTATTTGGTTGGACGAATTTACTGGGAAGATTGGGTGTATGACACCTCCAAGAGATTTATGCATACATTGGGCTGATTACTATTCATATTTCAAATGGGAGAGGCGGAATGATTCAAG TGCTTCCATTAATTTTCACTGTTGGCCTTTCACATCTGTGGTTTGTGGAAGGGCTATGTCGTTTCTCTGGCTGAGGCGATGTCTTGAGTTTGCAATTCTGTTGGCATTTTGTGACCTAAACCGTGGTAAGATTGTTCGTGGTCTTCCGTCATGGGGGGAGGGGCAATTTTTTTAA